From Denitrovibrio acetiphilus DSM 12809, the proteins below share one genomic window:
- a CDS encoding pyridoxal phosphate-dependent aminotransferase, whose product MSDYGKPDINLNLNVRGLPLSATLAINELSNSLRQQGKKVYKLGLGQSPFPVPQSVVNELKNNAYQKDYLPVRGLPVLQTAVAEYYQKTQGLTFKANNILIGPGSKELMFLIQLVYYGDLVIPTPSWVSYAPQAHIVGHQVHWLNTLEENEWLLMPEELEALCKEDPNKPRLVILNYPNNPTGGTYTLEQLQELAEVARRYKVVMLSDEIYGETNHEGNHVSIAKFYPEGTVISSGLSKWCGAGGWRLGTFAFPDSLEWLLNSMASVASETFTSTSAPIQYAAVRAFKFGIDIERYLWNSRKILRQLGRLMHEILTDAGVRCAYPKGGFYMFPNFENYRESLKAKQITTSDQFCQRLLNDVGVAVLPGTAFGRPAGELTARLSYVDFDGARALSALETKPSDYEPDDDFIRQHCGENIIAMEKTVEWLKS is encoded by the coding sequence ATGAGTGATTATGGAAAACCTGACATTAATCTAAACCTGAATGTCAGAGGGCTGCCTCTTTCTGCCACACTTGCGATAAACGAGCTCAGCAACTCGCTGAGACAACAGGGTAAGAAAGTATATAAACTTGGATTAGGGCAGTCACCTTTTCCTGTTCCGCAGTCTGTTGTAAATGAACTAAAAAATAACGCATATCAAAAAGACTATCTTCCTGTGAGGGGGCTTCCGGTGCTCCAGACAGCAGTTGCTGAATATTATCAAAAGACTCAGGGGCTTACTTTTAAAGCGAATAACATACTTATCGGTCCCGGGTCAAAAGAACTGATGTTTCTCATACAGCTTGTATATTACGGTGACCTTGTAATACCAACCCCAAGCTGGGTGTCTTATGCTCCGCAGGCTCATATCGTCGGTCATCAAGTCCACTGGCTGAATACTCTCGAAGAGAACGAATGGCTCCTGATGCCTGAAGAGCTTGAAGCTCTCTGCAAGGAAGACCCCAATAAGCCTAGACTCGTTATACTGAACTACCCGAATAATCCGACAGGTGGGACATATACTCTGGAGCAGCTTCAGGAGCTTGCAGAAGTTGCACGCAGGTATAAAGTTGTGATGCTGTCTGATGAAATATACGGTGAAACCAATCATGAAGGAAACCATGTGTCTATCGCCAAGTTCTACCCGGAAGGTACAGTTATCAGCAGCGGCTTATCAAAATGGTGCGGGGCAGGGGGGTGGCGTCTCGGCACATTTGCATTCCCTGATTCTCTTGAGTGGCTTCTGAACTCTATGGCGTCTGTTGCCAGTGAAACATTTACGTCCACTAGCGCACCCATACAATATGCTGCTGTTCGTGCTTTTAAGTTTGGTATAGATATCGAAAGGTATCTGTGGAACTCACGTAAGATACTGCGCCAGCTTGGCAGGCTGATGCATGAAATACTTACAGATGCTGGTGTTCGCTGTGCTTATCCTAAGGGTGGTTTCTACATGTTTCCGAACTTTGAGAACTATAGAGAATCACTGAAAGCAAAACAGATAACAACATCTGATCAGTTCTGTCAGCGTCTTTTAAACGATGTTGGTGTTGCCGTTCTCCCGGGGACAGCTTTCGGGAGACCTGCCGGTGAGCTGACAGCCAGGCTTTCGTATGTGGATTTTGACGGTGCAAGGGCATTGTCGGCGCTGGAAACTAAACCTTCCGATTATGAACCCGACGATGACTTTAT
- a CDS encoding cache domain-containing protein — MLKLYCWGLCSNRFIYQMFMVVLFCFIFTGCTENQYSEKQLGEASAKMKDYYLTEMDHKTVLGIDTVRYLAERSEIQDALAAEDESIAVDLIEETERSIRDSTKHSDFQLHAHTAQKNCMFKHWKDANDSECFILFRHSIKYAKQENDIIHGFEVGHEGLLLRAVAPVLKDDIYMGTIESLQSVASIVEDLNEENEILIFFMHENRLDVATDLKGCATCQGLAVAQEKVDTDFFESLKSVDIHKLYTEDYLVHDGYLISGVVIVDVSGLDSGVAVLGKRLSDIR, encoded by the coding sequence ATGCTTAAATTATATTGCTGGGGTTTATGTTCTAACAGGTTTATTTATCAGATGTTTATGGTTGTTTTGTTTTGTTTTATATTTACAGGATGTACTGAAAATCAGTACAGTGAAAAGCAGCTCGGCGAGGCTTCCGCAAAGATGAAGGATTATTATCTTACGGAAATGGATCATAAGACAGTTCTTGGTATCGATACGGTGAGATATCTGGCAGAGCGGAGTGAAATACAAGATGCTCTGGCAGCTGAAGATGAGTCAATTGCAGTTGATCTTATAGAAGAGACAGAACGCTCTATAAGAGACTCGACAAAACATAGTGATTTTCAGCTTCATGCGCATACAGCTCAGAAAAATTGTATGTTTAAACACTGGAAAGACGCTAACGATAGCGAATGTTTTATTTTGTTCAGGCATTCAATAAAATATGCAAAGCAGGAGAATGATATTATACACGGTTTTGAAGTGGGACATGAAGGTCTTTTGCTTCGGGCTGTTGCTCCCGTTTTGAAGGATGATATATACATGGGGACGATTGAGTCTCTTCAGAGTGTGGCTTCTATTGTGGAAGACCTCAATGAAGAAAACGAAATACTGATCTTTTTTATGCATGAGAACAGGCTTGATGTTGCAACTGACCTTAAGGGCTGTGCTACTTGCCAAGGGCTTGCAGTTGCGCAGGAAAAAGTGGATACAGATTTTTTTGAAAGCTTAAAAAGTGTCGATATCCATAAGTTATATACGGAGGATTATCTGGTACATGATGGTTATCTTATTTCAGGTGTTGTAATCGTGGATGTTTCAGGGCTTGACTCAGGCGTTGCAGTATTGGGGAAAAGATTGTCAGATATCAGGTAA
- a CDS encoding arsenic resistance protein — protein MIKYLSILQKNLVWAIPVSMILGLIGGGFLFDAHPLKQLIIPITFLMVYPMMATLNIRSIFKGRDTKLQIITQIINFILIPLIVYCLGKIFFTGDAQKFGLWAVGLFLIGVLPASGMTISWTGFAKGNKEAATKMLVFGLIIGAMAAPVYTKVFMGATVEVDMLHMFRQICLFVFLPLLAGVSTQAYIRKRHGNEAWTNKYKPKFPPFSALGVTLIAFVAMSLKAKNIIANPADLITIMIPLVVFYLTSYILLSIIGRLFFKREDAIAMVFGVVMRDLSIALAIAMTAFGKEGSTIALLISLAYVIQIQSAAWYIKLVPMIFKEEDVNTEQIQAGAET, from the coding sequence ATGATTAAATATCTATCTATATTGCAGAAGAACCTCGTATGGGCCATCCCTGTTTCAATGATACTCGGACTTATAGGTGGAGGATTCCTCTTTGACGCACACCCGCTCAAACAGCTGATAATACCCATAACGTTCTTAATGGTTTACCCTATGATGGCAACGTTAAACATCAGATCAATCTTTAAAGGTCGCGACACAAAACTTCAAATTATTACACAAATTATCAATTTTATACTGATTCCGCTCATCGTATATTGTCTTGGTAAAATCTTCTTTACGGGAGACGCACAAAAATTCGGACTATGGGCTGTGGGGCTCTTTCTAATAGGTGTTCTGCCTGCCTCCGGCATGACTATTTCATGGACTGGATTTGCCAAAGGCAATAAAGAGGCAGCGACCAAAATGCTTGTTTTCGGACTTATAATAGGTGCAATGGCTGCTCCGGTTTACACAAAAGTATTTATGGGTGCAACAGTTGAAGTAGACATGCTTCATATGTTCAGGCAGATATGCCTGTTCGTATTTCTCCCTCTTCTGGCTGGGGTTTCAACACAAGCATATATCCGCAAAAGACATGGCAATGAAGCATGGACGAATAAATATAAACCAAAGTTTCCGCCTTTTTCTGCACTGGGAGTCACCTTAATAGCGTTTGTGGCAATGTCGCTGAAAGCTAAAAATATAATAGCAAATCCTGCTGATCTGATAACAATAATGATTCCTCTTGTAGTATTTTATCTGACTTCTTACATACTACTCTCAATCATCGGCAGACTCTTTTTCAAAAGAGAAGATGCTATCGCCATGGTTTTTGGTGTGGTGATGCGTGACCTTTCCATTGCACTGGCAATAGCTATGACTGCTTTTGGAAAAGAAGGGTCTACGATTGCTCTGCTCATATCCCTCGCCTATGTTATACAAATCCAGTCTGCGGCATGGTATATAAAGCTGGTACCTATGATTTTCAAAGAAGAGGATGTTAATACAGAGCAGATACAAGCTGGCGCAGAGACATAG
- a CDS encoding CsgG/HfaB family protein, with translation MKRIALSSLLLSMLLILSACVAGGPKVDPGAYQVSPADVEKIQIPAVCQSSYKIDIPRVAIVEFQNNTTYGKMTATNTHVSGQSSTTRKSAAVAGVVATPVGIGVGGVSASKTDTNYSGNIDSFMREIAPNIGTYAQSAVENTMSGIGGMKIYDRSHLQKIMNEQKFQMTIGDPNTAVQLGKMAGVQYIITGTVDNITTKYVEKIKDDKSLGSLFTLASIAVNTQAGWNVNVEMTIKLLDVATGEQLLNKKVTGHEVAGNQPNFNPEMSITAAKKAMGEAVEDLRPDFSQRFAQRGYIQQLRGNKTVALINLGSDKGITAGTKVDAYDFIEIVDPFTNVATCNMSKIPLDLTVSDQVTANQAWVQVKGDPEQTARLKLGVIVKRQQLKGQGFMKKLF, from the coding sequence ATGAAGAGAATCGCTCTTTCTTCGCTCTTATTATCGATGTTATTGATCCTTTCGGCATGTGTTGCAGGGGGGCCAAAGGTTGATCCGGGAGCATATCAAGTTTCACCGGCAGATGTTGAGAAGATACAGATACCTGCTGTTTGTCAGTCATCTTACAAAATTGATATCCCCAGAGTGGCTATTGTTGAATTTCAGAACAATACCACATACGGCAAAATGACAGCTACCAATACTCACGTTTCCGGTCAGAGTTCTACAACAAGAAAATCTGCTGCTGTCGCAGGGGTCGTTGCCACACCTGTTGGTATAGGAGTAGGTGGAGTTTCTGCATCTAAAACTGATACTAATTATTCAGGCAATATAGACTCTTTCATGAGAGAGATTGCACCAAATATCGGTACATATGCACAGTCTGCTGTAGAAAATACCATGTCCGGTATCGGCGGTATGAAAATATACGACAGAAGCCATCTGCAGAAGATAATGAATGAACAGAAATTTCAGATGACAATCGGTGATCCGAACACTGCCGTTCAGCTTGGTAAAATGGCCGGAGTACAATATATTATTACTGGTACAGTTGATAATATTACTACAAAGTATGTTGAAAAGATTAAAGATGATAAAAGCTTAGGCAGTCTTTTCACTCTTGCTTCTATTGCGGTGAACACACAGGCAGGCTGGAACGTTAATGTTGAGATGACCATAAAGCTTCTTGATGTAGCTACAGGCGAACAGCTTCTGAATAAAAAAGTTACTGGACATGAAGTAGCAGGCAATCAGCCGAACTTCAACCCTGAAATGTCTATCACTGCTGCTAAAAAAGCAATGGGTGAAGCAGTTGAAGATCTTCGTCCCGACTTTTCTCAGAGATTTGCGCAGAGGGGATACATCCAGCAGCTCAGAGGAAATAAAACGGTAGCACTCATAAACCTCGGCTCTGATAAAGGAATTACAGCCGGAACAAAAGTTGATGCTTACGATTTTATCGAGATAGTAGATCCGTTTACAAATGTTGCCACATGTAACATGTCTAAGATCCCTCTTGATTTAACTGTTTCAGATCAGGTTACAGCTAATCAGGCATGGGTTCAGGTGAAGGGTGACCCGGAACAGACTGCAAGACTTAAACTTGGAGTTATTGTAAAGCGCCAACAGCTTAAGGGGCAGGGCTTTATGAAAAAATTATTCTAA
- a CDS encoding uracil-DNA glycosylase: MELFDNNPIKEIYGVEDVLAQECEQKPENPFEALYKEVSTCKKCRLHETRLNIVFGVGDPAADLMFVGEGPGAEEDKQGIPFVGRAGQLLTKMIEAMGFTRDTVYIANIVKCRPPENRNPFEDESNTCIPYLYRQIEYVKPKVIVCLGSVAAQNFLKTKLGITKIRGEFVELNGVKVMPTYHPAYLLRNPKMKKPCWEDLQKVMAVFSCD, from the coding sequence ATGGAACTCTTTGATAATAACCCAATAAAAGAAATTTACGGAGTCGAGGATGTCTTAGCTCAGGAATGTGAGCAGAAACCTGAAAATCCTTTTGAAGCTCTATATAAAGAGGTTAGTACCTGTAAAAAGTGCCGTCTGCATGAGACAAGATTAAATATTGTTTTTGGCGTGGGAGATCCGGCAGCAGATCTTATGTTTGTCGGGGAAGGTCCCGGTGCTGAAGAGGACAAACAGGGGATCCCCTTTGTCGGGCGAGCCGGACAGCTTCTTACTAAAATGATAGAAGCTATGGGGTTTACCAGAGATACTGTCTACATTGCGAATATCGTTAAATGCAGACCTCCTGAGAACAGAAATCCCTTTGAAGATGAATCAAATACATGCATACCTTACCTTTACCGTCAGATTGAATATGTTAAGCCGAAAGTGATTGTGTGTCTCGGCAGCGTTGCCGCACAGAATTTTTTGAAAACCAAGCTTGGCATTACAAAAATAAGAGGCGAATTTGTTGAACTGAATGGCGTTAAAGTCATGCCTACCTATCATCCTGCCTATCTTTTGCGAAATCCTAAAATGAAAAAGCCATGCTGGGAAGACCTGCAGAAAGTAATGGCAGTATTTTCTTGTGATTAA